One Bifidobacterium crudilactis genomic region harbors:
- a CDS encoding pyrroline-5-carboxylate reductase family protein, whose protein sequence is MASTLYFIGGGNMVTAIIEAVRDKSESYPVDALYVQEISQARIEDLAQRFGVLAADPSSTPDADIVIIGIRPQDDLKTVLESVSQRFSPERTTVISIVAGYTIEQLEEHLGHDFRLARIIPNTLTTTGYGYSGVALNDQASENDIDAFLRTFGKPLYVEERLIDVITGFYPPNLVYHFIDAYVDAGVLAGLPRDIAKAIALDTLIGGTEFLKQKDVLPQVLLNINNSPGGVGITQAYTLNSTGFAASVQSAVLAAVNRTTALGKEAR, encoded by the coding sequence ATGGCATCAACGCTCTATTTCATCGGTGGAGGCAACATGGTGACGGCCATCATCGAGGCCGTGCGGGACAAATCGGAAAGCTACCCTGTCGACGCACTGTACGTGCAGGAGATTTCCCAGGCACGCATCGAGGATTTGGCGCAACGCTTCGGTGTGCTGGCTGCGGACCCATCAAGCACACCGGATGCGGATATCGTCATCATCGGCATTCGCCCGCAGGACGACCTGAAAACGGTGCTCGAATCGGTGTCGCAGCGTTTCAGCCCTGAACGGACCACGGTGATTTCGATTGTCGCCGGATACACCATCGAACAGCTCGAAGAGCATCTCGGCCACGACTTCCGCCTTGCACGCATCATTCCCAACACCCTCACCACGACCGGGTACGGCTACAGCGGCGTTGCTCTCAATGACCAGGCCAGCGAGAACGACATCGACGCTTTCCTGCGGACCTTCGGCAAGCCCCTGTACGTCGAGGAACGACTTATCGACGTCATCACCGGGTTTTATCCACCGAATCTCGTGTACCACTTCATCGATGCCTATGTCGACGCAGGAGTACTCGCCGGTCTTCCCCGAGACATCGCCAAAGCGATAGCCCTGGATACCCTCATCGGCGGAACGGAATTCCTGAAGCAGAAGGACGTGCTGCCGCAGGTGCTGCTCAACATCAACAATTCACCCGGCGGCGTGGGAATCACCCAAGCGTATACGCTTAATAGCACGGGCTTCGCGGCATCGGTGCAGAGTGCGGTTCTTGCAGCCGTCAATCGCACCACCGCGTTGGGGAAAGAAGCCCGATAG
- a CDS encoding M20 metallopeptidase family protein, whose product MSTVIAGPTDIDTTTLEETVKARHWLHRHPEMALREFDTTHYLKERLASYGIESIDATHRHDQEQSSADDAGNSSAPLTTGVIADIHGSLGTGPTLALRADIDGLPIVEDSAHAFASLNPGMMHACGHDLHMASLLGAARELQEHRDRFRGTVRLLFQPAEEAELGAQKVLAAGWLNGVDLIVGYHNHPGLPVGTVGISANPIMGGNYRFDVTIHGRGAHGSRPEDSADPITAFTAMSSEIQTIVSRNIAPLEPAVVSITQIRAGQAWNIIPSVLEFQGTARAFNRQTAELIQERLTRIVQGVSEAHGVTSHLDWSVRAVPIENDPDIAATLRREAVHYAQKVIEPVPSLGSDDFADFQHSGIPGVFSFIGSNGDPDALGWHTPNFIAKDAALPYAIDYYTHAAYALLN is encoded by the coding sequence ATGAGCACTGTTATCGCAGGGCCAACAGATATTGACACGACGACGCTCGAAGAAACCGTCAAGGCAAGGCATTGGCTTCACCGTCATCCTGAAATGGCATTGCGTGAATTCGACACCACGCATTACCTCAAGGAACGATTGGCCTCATATGGCATCGAGAGCATTGATGCCACGCACCGTCACGACCAGGAACAATCATCCGCCGATGATGCAGGGAACTCTTCCGCACCTCTGACCACCGGAGTAATTGCCGATATCCACGGTTCGCTTGGCACCGGTCCGACGCTGGCGCTTAGAGCGGATATCGACGGACTGCCAATCGTCGAAGATTCCGCCCACGCCTTTGCCTCCCTGAATCCCGGGATGATGCACGCATGCGGTCACGATCTTCATATGGCCTCGTTGCTTGGTGCCGCACGCGAACTGCAGGAGCATCGTGACCGATTCCGTGGAACCGTTCGGCTGCTCTTCCAGCCTGCGGAAGAGGCGGAGCTGGGCGCTCAGAAGGTGCTGGCGGCTGGCTGGCTCAACGGTGTCGACCTCATCGTGGGGTATCACAATCATCCGGGCCTGCCCGTGGGCACCGTGGGTATCAGCGCGAACCCCATCATGGGCGGAAACTATCGTTTCGATGTGACGATTCACGGTCGAGGCGCGCACGGCAGCAGACCTGAGGACTCCGCCGACCCCATCACCGCGTTCACCGCGATGTCCTCGGAGATTCAGACGATTGTCAGCCGCAACATCGCGCCACTCGAACCCGCCGTGGTCAGCATCACGCAGATTCGGGCAGGGCAGGCTTGGAACATCATCCCCTCCGTACTGGAATTCCAGGGCACGGCACGAGCGTTCAACCGTCAGACAGCGGAACTGATTCAGGAACGATTGACGAGAATCGTTCAAGGAGTGAGCGAGGCACATGGTGTGACCTCGCACCTCGATTGGAGCGTCCGAGCCGTTCCCATAGAAAACGATCCCGACATCGCGGCAACACTCAGGCGCGAAGCAGTGCACTATGCACAGAAGGTCATCGAACCGGTGCCAAGCCTGGGCTCAGATGATTTCGCCGACTTCCAGCATTCTGGCATACCCGGAGTGTTCAGCTTCATCGGTTCGAACGGCGACCCCGATGCTTTGGGCTGGCACACACCGAA
- a CDS encoding O-acetylhomoserine aminocarboxypropyltransferase/cysteine synthase family protein — MSDHNSFDTVRIHGGYRPEEHQYASNVPIYLSAAFTMGSAQRGRDIAEGREPGYTYSRVANPTVSILERRIAELEGAVSAVAVASGMAAISNAILTVAEGGGRIVAHHDIYGASLDEFISLAPKLGIEFDFVDDINDPVALRKAIGPDTKAVYVESVTNPLTKVTDVDQVAAIAHEEGVPLIVDNTFPTPYLFRPIEHGADVVVYSSTKAINGHGNVISGLIVDAGRFDWSSSRFPQFSEPEFTLYTEQIGHSRSFVEAFGNEAFHQRLRCKCLRLLGAVLGPQQAYLELLGLETISERLSKEVSSAQRIAAFLEGHGHVTKVNYSGLPDSQQAELVARLYPRGIGSILSFELEGSEERVNRFIDATRVFSYIPNVGDVRSLIVNPARTTHREIPFEFWEKNGLNVNLIRLSIGLEDPDDLIADLEQAFEQAYTD; from the coding sequence GTGAGCGATCACAACAGCTTTGACACAGTACGCATTCACGGAGGGTATCGCCCCGAGGAGCATCAATACGCCTCGAACGTGCCCATCTATCTGAGCGCGGCGTTCACCATGGGCAGCGCTCAACGCGGACGGGACATCGCCGAAGGACGCGAGCCCGGATACACATACTCGCGTGTAGCCAATCCGACGGTGTCCATTCTGGAACGCAGAATAGCCGAACTGGAAGGAGCCGTGTCCGCAGTGGCGGTCGCGTCAGGCATGGCGGCGATATCGAATGCGATTCTCACCGTGGCGGAGGGCGGCGGCAGAATCGTAGCCCACCACGACATCTACGGCGCCAGTCTGGATGAATTCATCAGCCTTGCGCCGAAGCTCGGCATCGAGTTCGACTTCGTGGACGACATCAACGATCCCGTCGCACTGCGCAAGGCCATCGGCCCTGACACCAAGGCCGTATACGTCGAAAGCGTCACCAACCCGCTGACCAAAGTCACCGACGTCGACCAGGTGGCGGCAATAGCGCACGAGGAAGGAGTCCCGCTTATAGTGGACAACACCTTCCCCACTCCCTATCTCTTCCGACCCATCGAGCACGGTGCCGACGTGGTGGTGTATTCCTCCACGAAAGCCATCAACGGTCATGGCAACGTCATCAGCGGTCTAATCGTCGACGCAGGGCGCTTCGATTGGTCGAGCAGTCGTTTCCCGCAGTTCTCCGAGCCGGAATTCACGCTCTACACCGAGCAGATCGGCCATTCGCGCAGTTTCGTCGAGGCCTTCGGGAACGAGGCCTTCCATCAGCGGCTGCGATGTAAGTGCCTCCGTCTGTTGGGCGCGGTTCTCGGCCCGCAGCAGGCGTATCTTGAACTGCTCGGTCTGGAGACCATCAGCGAGCGCCTGAGCAAGGAGGTCTCATCGGCGCAACGCATCGCGGCCTTCCTCGAAGGCCATGGTCATGTCACCAAAGTCAACTATTCCGGGCTTCCCGACAGTCAGCAGGCTGAATTGGTCGCACGACTCTACCCACGGGGCATCGGTTCGATACTCTCGTTCGAGCTGGAGGGTTCGGAGGAGCGCGTGAACCGTTTCATCGACGCGACCCGAGTGTTCAGTTACATTCCCAACGTAGGCGATGTCCGTTCCCTGATAGTCAACCCCGCCCGCACCACTCATCGGGAGATTCCCTTCGAATTCTGGGAGAAGAACGGACTGAACGTCAATCTCATCCGTCTGTCCATCGGATTGGAAGACCCTGACGACCTGATTGCCGACCTGGAGCAGGCCTTCGAACAGGCCTACACCGACTAG